The Flavobacteriales bacterium genome includes a region encoding these proteins:
- a CDS encoding mechanosensitive ion channel family protein — MKITELFAEYFNLKDYPGFFEYFIDTIGAFLIAISVWRILRWTIKKFVKGFVQKTKTKWDDIMLEKRVFSRMSQVFPALILQDSIPKIYVDFPEFANFFHNLMEAWIIFVFAQVMIATVNVFEHVVKQYNQLKGKPVGSYFQLVRIVIYFFAIIWMVSVVIQKDPMSIIATFGALTAVILLIFKDTILGFVASVQIASNDIVRIDDWISVPKYGADGTVLDISLNTVKVRNFDKTITTIPTYALVSDSFKNYRFMSESKTRRIKRSIIVASSSIKYCDDALLSRLKKIDILQDFLEERIKEILAHNKSHETNTELLINGRHLTNIGLFRFYIESFMANNPNIDNNSTRMVLQLAQNEKGVPLQLYCFTNTPEWEAFEGIQADIFDHIFAAASLFELEIFQEPSSYDLKQIKLG, encoded by the coding sequence ATGAAAATCACAGAATTATTTGCTGAGTATTTTAATCTCAAAGATTATCCAGGTTTTTTTGAATACTTTATTGATACAATAGGTGCTTTTCTTATTGCAATTTCTGTTTGGAGAATATTGCGTTGGACCATCAAGAAATTTGTAAAGGGTTTTGTCCAAAAAACCAAAACAAAATGGGATGATATTATGTTAGAGAAACGCGTTTTCTCTCGAATGTCTCAGGTGTTTCCAGCCTTAATTTTACAAGATAGTATCCCAAAAATTTATGTGGATTTTCCAGAGTTTGCGAATTTTTTCCACAATCTTATGGAAGCGTGGATTATTTTTGTATTTGCCCAAGTAATGATTGCCACAGTAAATGTTTTTGAACATGTGGTAAAACAGTATAACCAATTGAAAGGCAAGCCCGTTGGGAGCTATTTTCAGCTAGTGAGAATTGTCATCTATTTCTTTGCAATTATCTGGATGGTTTCTGTGGTGATACAAAAAGACCCGATGTCTATCATTGCCACATTTGGAGCTTTAACTGCCGTAATTTTATTAATTTTTAAAGATACAATTCTCGGTTTTGTAGCCAGTGTACAAATAGCCTCAAATGATATTGTAAGAATTGATGATTGGATTTCTGTACCCAAATATGGTGCAGACGGAACAGTGCTTGATATTTCTTTAAACACCGTAAAAGTGCGAAATTTTGATAAAACAATTACCACAATTCCTACTTATGCCTTAGTTTCAGATTCTTTTAAGAACTACCGTTTTATGAGCGAAAGTAAAACAAGACGGATTAAAAGATCCATCATTGTGGCATCAAGTTCTATAAAATACTGTGATGATGCTTTACTCTCAAGACTCAAAAAAATAGATATCCTACAAGATTTTTTAGAAGAAAGAATCAAAGAAATTCTAGCTCACAATAAGAGCCATGAGACCAATACAGAATTACTGATCAACGGAAGACATTTGACCAATATAGGCTTGTTTAGATTTTATATAGAATCCTTTATGGCAAATAACCCAAATATTGATAATAATTCTACCCGTATGGTGTTGCAGTTAGCTCAGAATGAAAAAGGAGTGCCTTTACAGCTTTATTGTTTTACAAATACCCCAGAATGGGAAGCTTTTGAAGGAATACAAGCCGATATTTTTGATCATATTTTTGCTGCCGCCAGCCTTTTTGAGTTAGAAATATTTCAAGAACCTTCTAGTTACGATTTGAAACAGATCAAACTTGGATAA
- the xseA gene encoding exodeoxyribonuclease VII large subunit — translation MDKPTRNISRVFTLYDLCESIQSVIHRTYSKTYWVKTEIVKVNFYPKSGHCYPDLVQKNDGRVKAQIRSFLLGAIYRKINHEFQEKCGSPLKSGMKVLMQVKPQFHPVRGVSLQILDIDPSFTLGEMALQKKMALAKLEKEGLLNKNKQLYFPLVPKRIAVISVVSSKGYQDFKKIIDQNAQRFPIHLELFPALLQGDEAIMSIQNQLKKIQARRAFFDLVCIIRGGGGEVGLACYDDFELAKSVANFPLPLFTGIGHAANKTVTEIVAHKSFITPTDLAFEIIQKYINQEVLLNELEENLGRSLQFQIEDQKEYLKGLTYHFPRKVQAKLFDQKEILKDLTSKLNFNAQNLFWNKKADLKDFETTLLQDSKKILSQNKEELQEFSMRNKSALVRKFTHEKSELDLAQKVVKMMHPNRILAKGFAIVHQNGEIINSSKKVSLDQSIEIQMKDGSIHAKINKHGN, via the coding sequence TTGGATAAACCCACCAGAAATATATCCAGAGTATTTACACTCTATGACCTTTGTGAGAGTATTCAGTCTGTAATTCATAGAACTTATAGTAAGACCTATTGGGTGAAAACAGAGATTGTAAAAGTCAATTTTTATCCAAAATCTGGACATTGTTATCCAGATTTAGTTCAAAAAAATGACGGCAGAGTAAAAGCACAAATTCGCTCTTTTTTATTAGGAGCTATTTACAGGAAAATCAATCATGAATTTCAAGAAAAATGTGGGAGTCCACTAAAATCTGGAATGAAGGTTCTGATGCAAGTTAAACCTCAATTTCATCCAGTGAGAGGCGTTTCTTTGCAAATTCTAGATATAGATCCTAGTTTTACCTTAGGAGAAATGGCTTTGCAAAAGAAAATGGCATTGGCTAAGCTAGAAAAAGAAGGTCTATTAAATAAGAATAAACAACTCTATTTTCCTTTGGTGCCCAAACGGATTGCCGTAATCTCGGTAGTATCTTCAAAAGGTTATCAAGATTTTAAGAAAATTATTGACCAAAATGCTCAGAGATTCCCTATTCATTTGGAGCTTTTTCCTGCTCTTTTACAAGGAGATGAAGCTATTATGTCTATCCAGAATCAATTAAAGAAAATTCAGGCAAGAAGAGCGTTTTTTGATCTAGTTTGTATTATCCGTGGGGGAGGAGGAGAAGTAGGACTGGCTTGTTATGACGATTTTGAGTTAGCAAAATCAGTTGCAAATTTTCCTTTACCATTGTTTACAGGAATCGGACATGCTGCCAATAAAACAGTAACGGAAATTGTGGCTCATAAATCATTTATAACACCCACCGATTTAGCTTTTGAAATTATCCAGAAGTATATCAATCAAGAGGTTCTTTTGAATGAATTAGAAGAAAATCTAGGAAGATCTTTACAGTTTCAAATAGAAGATCAAAAGGAGTATTTGAAAGGGTTGACTTATCATTTCCCAAGAAAGGTTCAAGCTAAATTATTTGACCAAAAAGAAATTCTAAAAGATCTCACTTCAAAATTGAACTTCAATGCTCAAAATTTATTTTGGAATAAAAAAGCTGATTTAAAAGACTTTGAAACGACCTTGTTACAAGATTCTAAAAAAATATTATCACAAAATAAAGAGGAGCTCCAAGAATTTTCTATGCGTAATAAGTCAGCACTTGTTCGTAAATTTACCCATGAAAAGAGTGAATTAGATTTGGCACAAAAAGTGGTTAAAATGATGCATCCTAACCGTATTCTTGCAAAAGGATTTGCTATTGTGCATCAAAATGGGGAAATTATAAACTCCAGTAAAAAGGTTTCATTGGATCAATCTATTGAAATTCAAATGAAAGACGGAAGTATTCACGCAAAAATCAATAAACATGGGAACTAA
- the xseB gene encoding exodeoxyribonuclease VII small subunit translates to MGTKKFSYSEGFKELQKIVEEIENEEISVDELVAKVEKASQLLEKCRAVLHKTEEEIEKILDPKDQKKDS, encoded by the coding sequence ATGGGAACTAAAAAATTCTCTTATTCAGAAGGTTTTAAAGAGCTACAGAAAATTGTAGAAGAAATAGAAAACGAAGAAATTTCGGTAGATGAACTGGTAGCTAAAGTTGAAAAAGCATCACAGTTATTAGAAAAATGCCGTGCCGTTTTACATAAAACCGAAGAAGAAATTGAAAAAATTTTAGATCCTAAAGATCAAAAGAAAGATTCATGA
- a CDS encoding thymidine phosphorylase, giving the protein MRVIDIIDKKKIGAELTEEEIRFVLEGFDKGIVPDYQMSAWLMAVYFQGMTDEETYFLTKILIDSGDTFDFPGVDGVLVDKHSTGGVGDKITLALLPLMASLGIKMAKLSGRGLGYTGGTIDKYESIIDWEWAESEEDMIDCMNEIGFSCMQASKNILPLEKKLYVLRDATATINALPLMVSSILSKKLALRSDVILIDLKVGEGAFIKDVNRARLLAEKMKLTADRFGRKIVVMLTSMDDVLGYNIGNRNELVEAKETLAGRVHNNFSELLFKMAKEILHQVYPQKSETAIDQEIQKVINNGDAYDKFKAFIEYGKGDNRYLMRESVDEEFALHKKYVLAHQSGYIQKVQVEEIGLTSMKIGSGRATKEDRILYSASIRMRVKLGEYIEKGRPMMVLFSPVSIEDKVSLDSKKYFVIGDEPIEEKEIVLGVIK; this is encoded by the coding sequence ATGAGAGTTATAGATATCATAGATAAAAAAAAGATAGGAGCGGAGCTTACAGAAGAAGAAATCCGTTTTGTACTCGAAGGATTTGACAAAGGAATCGTACCCGATTATCAAATGTCTGCTTGGCTCATGGCAGTTTATTTTCAAGGTATGACAGATGAAGAAACTTATTTCCTAACAAAAATCTTGATTGATTCTGGAGATACCTTTGATTTCCCAGGAGTAGATGGTGTGCTTGTAGACAAACATTCCACAGGAGGAGTGGGAGATAAGATTACTTTGGCTCTATTGCCACTTATGGCTTCACTAGGGATTAAAATGGCAAAACTGAGTGGTAGAGGCTTGGGTTACACAGGAGGAACTATTGACAAATATGAATCTATAATAGACTGGGAATGGGCAGAAAGTGAAGAGGATATGATTGATTGTATGAATGAAATAGGTTTTTCGTGTATGCAAGCTTCAAAGAATATTCTTCCACTGGAGAAAAAACTCTATGTTTTGCGTGATGCAACGGCAACCATTAATGCGCTACCACTCATGGTGAGTTCTATTCTTTCTAAGAAATTAGCACTACGTTCTGATGTCATTTTGATTGACTTAAAAGTGGGGGAAGGTGCCTTTATCAAAGACGTAAATAGAGCAAGATTATTGGCTGAAAAAATGAAACTTACCGCCGATAGATTCGGAAGAAAAATTGTGGTAATGCTCACCTCCATGGATGATGTTTTGGGATATAATATCGGAAATAGAAATGAACTTGTAGAAGCCAAAGAAACGCTTGCAGGTAGGGTTCACAATAATTTTTCTGAGCTATTATTTAAAATGGCAAAAGAAATTTTACACCAAGTGTATCCGCAAAAATCTGAAACAGCCATCGATCAAGAAATTCAAAAGGTGATTAATAACGGTGATGCCTATGATAAATTTAAGGCTTTTATTGAATACGGAAAAGGAGATAACCGCTATTTGATGCGAGAAAGTGTAGATGAAGAATTTGCTTTGCACAAGAAATATGTATTGGCTCATCAATCGGGATATATTCAAAAAGTACAGGTAGAAGAAATCGGACTTACTTCTATGAAAATAGGCTCGGGAAGAGCCACAAAAGAAGATAGAATCTTATACAGCGCAAGTATCCGTATGCGTGTAAAACTGGGCGAATATATTGAAAAAGGAAGACCGATGATGGTTCTGTTCTCTCCTGTTTCTATAGAAGACAAGGTCTCTTTAGATTCCAAAAAATACTTTGTAATTGGAGATGAACCAATAGAAGAAAAAGAAATTGTTTTGGGAGTGATTAAATAA
- a CDS encoding CPBP family intramembrane metalloprotease, which produces MNIEKGKITGWQRILLLIIPYVVIVGVFQLIGAQISGADFTSIESNETSNQQLVISIFDLLGTFLLLWLFMKYIDKEHFFELGFQTNGRLKEFIVGILIGLIIMSLGYIILIQLNEIFFIKIHFDLKELLVSISLFTVVALIEETLCRGYILKNLMTSFNKYIALIISSLLFALIHITNPSISLFSLFDLFLAGITLGLPYIYSKNLWFPIAMHLSWNLFQTLLGFNVSGQDFYSIIEFGTNQENLMNGGGFGFEGSYLSIAAEIMTIIGIEMYYRRKYITNS; this is translated from the coding sequence ATGAATATAGAAAAAGGTAAGATAACAGGATGGCAAAGGATATTATTATTAATAATTCCTTATGTGGTTATTGTGGGAGTGTTTCAACTAATTGGTGCTCAAATTTCGGGAGCAGACTTTACAAGTATTGAATCTAATGAAACTTCAAATCAGCAATTAGTAATAAGTATTTTTGATTTACTTGGGACATTTTTACTTCTCTGGCTATTTATGAAATACATAGACAAAGAACACTTTTTTGAGCTTGGTTTCCAGACTAATGGTAGATTAAAAGAATTTATAGTTGGTATACTTATAGGTTTAATTATTATGTCCTTGGGATATATAATTTTAATCCAACTGAATGAAATATTTTTTATAAAAATACATTTTGATTTAAAAGAACTTTTAGTTTCAATATCTCTATTTACAGTTGTTGCTTTGATTGAGGAGACTCTTTGTCGTGGTTATATTTTGAAAAATTTAATGACCTCATTTAATAAATACATTGCGTTGATTATTTCGTCACTTTTGTTCGCCTTAATACATATCACTAACCCGAGTATTAGTTTGTTCTCATTATTTGATTTATTTTTAGCAGGAATAACCCTTGGTTTACCTTATATTTATTCAAAGAACTTATGGTTCCCTATTGCCATGCATTTAAGCTGGAATTTGTTTCAAACTCTTTTGGGTTTTAATGTAAGTGGACAAGACTTTTATTCGATTATAGAGTTTGGTACAAATCAAGAAAATTTGATGAACGGCGGAGGTTTTGGATTCGAGGGTTCATATTTATCAATAGCCGCAGAAATAATGACTATTATTGGAATTGAAATGTATTATAGAAGAAAGTACATAACAAATTCTTAA
- a CDS encoding GNAT family N-acetyltransferase: protein MKMKYQSFETERLTIRPTNESDSEFIFKLLNTPKWLKFIGDRNIKSVEHAKEYIKEKMIPQLERLGYSNYTLITKQDNQKIGTCGLYDREGLEGIDIGFAFLPEYEKMGYAFESSNKLMEIASREFDIQIISAITMKENISSQKLLEKLGLKLIGTTRIPNDDEELLLYRIEK, encoded by the coding sequence ATGAAAATGAAATATCAATCTTTTGAGACAGAGAGGCTCACTATAAGACCTACAAATGAAAGTGATTCTGAATTTATTTTCAAACTACTAAACACACCAAAATGGTTGAAATTTATTGGAGATAGAAACATTAAATCAGTTGAACATGCAAAAGAATATATAAAAGAAAAAATGATTCCACAATTAGAAAGACTTGGCTATTCAAATTATACTTTAATTACAAAACAAGACAATCAAAAAATTGGAACTTGTGGATTATATGATAGAGAAGGTTTAGAAGGAATTGATATAGGATTTGCATTTCTTCCCGAATATGAAAAAATGGGTTATGCATTTGAGTCATCAAATAAATTAATGGAAATTGCTTCTCGTGAATTTGATATTCAGATCATCAGTGCTATTACGATGAAAGAGAATATTTCTTCTCAAAAACTTTTAGAAAAACTCGGTCTAAAACTTATTGGAACAACTAGAATTCCAAATGATGATGAGGAGTTATTACTGTATAGAATTGAAAAATAG
- a CDS encoding VOC family protein has translation MNLNQITVPSLDLTKSIPFYEKLGLKLIVEALPHYARFECPNGNSTFSIHQTKKLPQGDGIYVYFECENLDEQVKQLKKNGIQFDLEPTDQSWLWREARLKDVDGNQLILFYGGENRLNPPWRINSEEAD, from the coding sequence ATGAACTTAAACCAAATAACTGTTCCCTCATTAGACTTAACAAAATCAATTCCATTTTATGAAAAATTAGGACTAAAATTGATTGTTGAGGCTCTTCCTCATTATGCACGATTTGAATGTCCAAATGGGAACTCTACTTTTTCAATTCATCAGACGAAAAAATTACCCCAAGGAGATGGAATATATGTCTATTTTGAGTGTGAAAACCTTGATGAACAAGTTAAGCAATTAAAAAAGAACGGAATTCAATTTGACCTAGAACCGACAGACCAAAGTTGGCTTTGGAGAGAAGCTAGATTAAAAGATGTTGATGGAAATCAACTGATATTATTTTACGGAGGAGAAAATCGACTGAACCCGCCTTGGAGAATTAATAGTGAAGAAGCAGATTAA